Proteins co-encoded in one Hypanus sabinus isolate sHypSab1 chromosome 6, sHypSab1.hap1, whole genome shotgun sequence genomic window:
- the LOC132394968 gene encoding gamma-crystallin N-like isoform X2 has product MNRVNSIRVESSAWICYDHPDLKGLQYILERGDYPDFHRWNAHNDHMASCRPVKMHGEHYKIELFENCNFNGQCVEFCNDCPFLQGQGWTKTCVNSIKVYGDGAWVLYEEPNYRGRMYIVERGYYHSHTEWQAQNGNVQSMRRVVNYF; this is encoded by the exons ATGAACAGAGTGAATTCAATCCGGGTAGAGAGCAGTGCATGGATCTGCTACGATCACCCTGACCTCAAGGGGCTCCAGTACATCCTGGAGCGAGGGGACTACCCCGACTTTCACCGGTGGAACGCTCACAATGACCACATGGCCTCCTGCCGGCCTGTCAAGATG CACGGTGAACATTACAAGATAGAGCTGTTTGAAAACTGCAATTTTAACGGTCagtgtgtggagttctgcaacgACTGCCCTTTCCTGCAAGGCCAAGGCTGGACCAAAACTTGTGTCAACTCAATCAAGGTCTATGGTGATGGAGC CTGGGTTTTGTACGAGGAGCCCAACTACCGGGGGAGGATGTATATCGTGGAACGAGGGTACTACCATTCCCACACAGAGTGGCAAGCACAGAACGGCAACGTCCAGTCCATGAGGAGAGTGGTCAACTACTTTTAG
- the LOC132394968 gene encoding gamma-crystallin N-like isoform X1, translating to MVIIFYEGKYFTGRKLEVFGECDNFQDQGFMNRVNSIRVESSAWICYDHPDLKGLQYILERGDYPDFHRWNAHNDHMASCRPVKMHGEHYKIELFENCNFNGQCVEFCNDCPFLQGQGWTKTCVNSIKVYGDGAWVLYEEPNYRGRMYIVERGYYHSHTEWQAQNGNVQSMRRVVNYF from the exons ATGGTG ATCATTTTCTATGAGGGGAAATATTTCACCGGCAGGAAGCTGGAGGTGTTTGGAGAATGTGATAATTTCCAGGACCAGGGCTTCATGAACAGAGTGAATTCAATCCGGGTAGAGAGCAGTGCATGGATCTGCTACGATCACCCTGACCTCAAGGGGCTCCAGTACATCCTGGAGCGAGGGGACTACCCCGACTTTCACCGGTGGAACGCTCACAATGACCACATGGCCTCCTGCCGGCCTGTCAAGATG CACGGTGAACATTACAAGATAGAGCTGTTTGAAAACTGCAATTTTAACGGTCagtgtgtggagttctgcaacgACTGCCCTTTCCTGCAAGGCCAAGGCTGGACCAAAACTTGTGTCAACTCAATCAAGGTCTATGGTGATGGAGC CTGGGTTTTGTACGAGGAGCCCAACTACCGGGGGAGGATGTATATCGTGGAACGAGGGTACTACCATTCCCACACAGAGTGGCAAGCACAGAACGGCAACGTCCAGTCCATGAGGAGAGTGGTCAACTACTTTTAG